The Chryseolinea soli genome contains a region encoding:
- a CDS encoding C39 family peptidase, translated as MKKELVLGFDILAQPDDVTCGPTCLHALYNYYGDELPLKEVIKEVKQLKFGGTLAVLLGHHALKRGYNTHIYTYNLNVFDPTWFKASSKKMVQQLKAQMEFKIKRRKLQVASRAYINFLQAGGELRNTELDENLIKDYLNRSIPLLAGLSATHLYGTAREIPQFDIYDSIKGEPSGHFVVITGYDEAKNCAYIADPMEPNPLGKGQVYSVSFPRLINSIMLGIVTYDANLMVIEPKEKKTHAKTHHR; from the coding sequence ATGAAAAAAGAACTTGTACTCGGTTTCGATATTCTTGCTCAACCCGATGATGTAACCTGTGGGCCCACGTGTCTGCACGCGCTCTACAACTATTACGGCGACGAGCTTCCCCTCAAGGAAGTGATCAAGGAGGTGAAGCAGCTCAAGTTCGGTGGCACACTGGCCGTGCTCCTGGGACATCATGCGTTGAAGCGCGGCTACAACACGCATATCTATACCTACAATCTCAATGTATTCGACCCCACGTGGTTCAAAGCATCATCTAAAAAGATGGTCCAGCAGTTGAAAGCCCAGATGGAGTTCAAGATAAAGCGCCGGAAATTGCAGGTGGCCTCCAGGGCCTACATCAATTTTCTCCAAGCCGGCGGTGAGCTGCGCAACACAGAGTTGGATGAGAATCTCATCAAAGACTATCTGAACCGTTCCATTCCGTTGCTGGCCGGTCTCAGTGCGACCCACCTGTATGGCACGGCCCGCGAAATTCCCCAGTTCGACATCTACGACAGCATCAAGGGCGAACCCTCCGGGCACTTTGTGGTGATCACGGGCTACGACGAAGCCAAGAACTGCGCCTACATCGCCGATCCCATGGAGCCCAACCCGCTGGGAAAGGGACAAGTATACAGCGTAAGTTTTCCGCGTCTCATAAACAGTATCATGCTCGGCATCGTTACCTATGATGCCAATTTGATGGTCATTGAACCGAAAGAAAAAAAGACCCATGCCAAAACTCATCATCGTTGA
- a CDS encoding RMD1 family protein, producing the protein MPQTVKLCAFLVANQFDIKGIKTFLDIKPLADSSSELFYFFDGQKFQYYFNFGVVVFSGYSEDEMKWAIKTVQPFQRNQVVPPLRDDHTISANPGNELRFGFDELILDKIDDKVIRITMFNLAQSVALDHYHAVTENLLTEVKVFTNQLETTGKLKVSRNNMMRFMGRALNTQNDIAENIYIFDAPDLVWDDAYLDKLHQGLIKHFDLRVRFSEIEYTLRIIEDNLGVFREVINQRESSLLEWIIIILILVEVFDLLITKLLKLT; encoded by the coding sequence ATGCCCCAAACGGTTAAACTCTGCGCTTTTCTGGTAGCCAATCAATTTGATATCAAAGGAATAAAGACCTTCCTCGATATCAAGCCCCTGGCCGATAGCTCGTCAGAACTTTTCTATTTTTTTGACGGGCAGAAATTTCAGTACTATTTCAATTTTGGCGTGGTGGTTTTTTCGGGCTATTCCGAAGACGAGATGAAGTGGGCCATCAAGACCGTGCAGCCCTTCCAACGTAACCAGGTGGTGCCCCCGTTGCGCGACGACCACACGATTAGCGCCAACCCCGGCAACGAACTGCGGTTTGGTTTTGACGAACTCATCCTCGACAAGATCGACGACAAAGTGATCCGCATCACCATGTTCAACCTGGCCCAATCGGTGGCCCTGGACCACTATCACGCCGTGACCGAGAATTTATTGACCGAGGTAAAAGTCTTCACCAACCAGTTGGAGACCACGGGCAAGCTGAAAGTGAGCCGCAACAACATGATGCGCTTCATGGGCCGCGCCCTCAACACGCAAAACGACATCGCCGAAAATATCTACATCTTCGATGCCCCGGACCTGGTTTGGGATGATGCCTACCTGGACAAGTTGCACCAGGGACTGATCAAACATTTCGACTTGCGTGTGCGTTTTAGTGAAATAGAGTATACGTTGCGTATCATTGAAGATAATCTTGGCGTTTTCAGGGAGGTCATCAACCAACGGGAGAGCAGTTTATTGGAATGGATCATTATCATTCTTATTCTTGTAGAGGTTTTCGATCTCTTGATCACAAAACTCCTCAAACTTACCTAG
- a CDS encoding S1/P1 nuclease encodes MKKIILTPFFLFLCLSAWAWGVTGHRATGLIAEKHLTKKALKELERVLHGQSLAMASTWMDEIRSDSTYDYASDWHWVTILDGQTYEQSTKNPHGDVIQTLERLIAELKSKKLSAKDEQEHVKMLIHLVGDIHQPLHVGLNDQGGNLVKVNWFREDSNLHRVWDSDMIDFTRLSYTELAESLDKPDATRVATLQKATVRDWANESISYRKQVYAYGNGKLGYKYSYVNMPLVRERLMMAGVRLAGILNEIYK; translated from the coding sequence ATGAAAAAGATCATACTCACGCCGTTCTTCCTGTTCCTCTGCCTCAGCGCCTGGGCCTGGGGTGTCACGGGCCACCGTGCCACGGGGCTCATTGCCGAAAAACACCTGACTAAAAAAGCACTCAAAGAATTGGAGCGTGTCCTCCACGGCCAATCCCTGGCCATGGCCAGCACCTGGATGGACGAGATCCGTTCCGACTCCACCTACGACTACGCCTCCGACTGGCATTGGGTGACCATACTCGACGGCCAGACCTACGAGCAAAGTACAAAAAACCCGCATGGTGACGTCATCCAAACCCTGGAGCGTCTCATCGCCGAACTGAAATCAAAGAAGCTGAGCGCCAAAGATGAACAAGAGCACGTGAAAATGCTCATCCACCTCGTCGGCGACATCCACCAGCCCCTGCACGTGGGCCTCAACGACCAGGGAGGCAACCTGGTAAAAGTAAACTGGTTCAGAGAAGACAGCAACCTGCACCGCGTGTGGGACAGCGACATGATCGACTTCACCCGCCTGAGCTACACCGAGCTGGCCGAGTCGCTCGACAAACCGGACGCCACCCGAGTCGCCACGCTGCAAAAAGCAACGGTGCGCGACTGGGCAAACGAAAGCATCTCCTATCGCAAGCAGGTGTATGCCTACGGAAACGGTAAGCTGGGCTATAAATATTCCTACGTGAACATGCCCCTCGTACGGGAAAGATTGATGATGGCCGGCGTGCGCCTGGCCGGCATTTTGAACGAGATCTATAAGTGA
- a CDS encoding ABC transporter permease, translated as MFTNFFKTTFRNLRNNKVYSFINIAGLTLGMACAMLILLYVNDEVSYDAFQKNTSVLYRINRQITRPNGDIDKSGYTGYLQGPRFAANIPEVQAFVRYQQGEMNIQKGIDIHAQEVFLADTNFFSVFSFPLIAGNVHTALQQPNSVVITEDMAKKEFGTTDAVGKLIMFKDGDNFSPYEVTAVAKNCPQNSSIQFDVIMPLKVSKEDAGKNENWFNSFLNTFVVLTPQADAKMTSEKMQHFFLSDAAETIKAIQQQYNIKDIGMSFYLQPFGAIHLSKDAMAETPLFNASNPVYSYILSGIAVFILLIACINFINLTVARSVKRAKEIGIRKVVGSSRRQLVIQFLGESFVFCLVAFTLSIVVVQLVLPVFNQLCHKSLSLAYLLDIKLVFGYVLLLVSTSLLAGVYSAVVLSGYQPAQTLYARFSLAGKGYLQKCLVVFQFALASFLIIATFAIFLQFDYLTTQPLGYDDENVVTVEKPGITRNEAALFRQSLLRHADIIDAAPKNSGYSGNTLKVNGDDPINTILQTVDTSYLPILKISIVQGRNFSSQFPSDSTKSVLVNESFVKQAGWKSPIGEQISNYDNNEKVTVIGVVKDYHFKPLTHAVEPELFTMSPQNNFGMMYIKIRPGSEAQSLAFIQQTFRQLFPLDAYAYHFLDRQNAAAYEAEARWKQIILFSATLTIFISCIGLFGLSVLSAEKRTKEIGIRKVLGASVSSIVSILSTDFLKLIVISLAISIPLAWLATHNWLQHYPYRITLSGWLFASAGFLVMLIGLLTVSFQSIKAAVANPVDSLKTE; from the coding sequence ATGTTTACAAATTTCTTTAAAACCACTTTCAGAAACCTGCGGAATAATAAAGTCTATTCCTTCATCAACATCGCGGGCTTAACGCTAGGCATGGCTTGCGCGATGCTTATTTTATTGTATGTAAACGATGAGGTAAGCTATGATGCGTTTCAAAAAAACACCTCGGTATTGTATCGCATCAACAGGCAAATCACGAGACCCAATGGCGACATTGACAAGAGCGGTTATACAGGCTACCTGCAAGGTCCAAGGTTTGCCGCCAATATTCCCGAGGTGCAGGCATTTGTGCGTTACCAGCAGGGCGAAATGAATATTCAAAAAGGCATCGACATTCACGCACAAGAAGTTTTTTTAGCAGATACCAATTTCTTTTCTGTTTTCAGTTTCCCGCTTATCGCCGGTAATGTGCATACGGCTCTGCAGCAACCCAATTCCGTTGTGATCACGGAAGATATGGCAAAGAAAGAATTTGGCACAACCGATGCCGTCGGCAAATTGATCATGTTTAAAGACGGCGATAATTTCAGTCCTTACGAGGTTACGGCGGTTGCCAAAAATTGCCCGCAAAATTCATCCATACAATTCGACGTCATCATGCCGCTGAAAGTTTCAAAAGAAGATGCGGGGAAGAATGAAAACTGGTTCAACTCGTTCCTGAACACGTTTGTCGTGTTAACACCACAGGCCGATGCAAAGATGACGAGCGAGAAGATGCAGCACTTTTTTTTAAGCGATGCCGCAGAAACCATAAAGGCCATTCAGCAACAGTATAATATTAAAGACATTGGCATGTCCTTCTATCTGCAGCCTTTCGGGGCTATTCATTTAAGCAAGGATGCCATGGCAGAAACGCCATTGTTCAATGCAAGCAATCCTGTTTATTCCTACATACTCTCGGGCATAGCCGTTTTTATTTTGTTGATCGCCTGCATCAACTTCATTAACCTTACCGTGGCACGTTCCGTAAAGCGGGCAAAGGAGATCGGCATACGCAAGGTGGTCGGGAGCAGCAGACGGCAACTGGTGATACAGTTTCTCGGAGAATCTTTCGTGTTCTGCCTGGTTGCTTTTACTTTATCTATCGTGGTTGTACAGCTTGTGCTGCCGGTGTTTAACCAGTTATGCCATAAATCACTTTCACTTGCTTACCTGCTGGATATAAAACTTGTGTTCGGCTATGTGCTGCTGCTCGTGAGTACAAGTTTGTTGGCGGGCGTGTACTCGGCCGTGGTGTTGTCGGGCTATCAGCCCGCGCAAACATTGTATGCGCGTTTCAGTTTAGCTGGAAAAGGTTACCTGCAAAAATGCCTGGTTGTTTTTCAGTTTGCGCTGGCTTCATTTTTAATCATTGCAACGTTCGCTATCTTCCTGCAGTTTGATTATCTCACTACCCAGCCGTTGGGTTATGATGATGAAAATGTTGTAACGGTCGAAAAGCCGGGCATAACGCGCAATGAAGCAGCGCTGTTCAGACAAAGCTTGCTGCGCCATGCTGATATTATTGACGCTGCGCCAAAGAATAGCGGTTATTCGGGCAATACACTTAAAGTGAACGGCGATGACCCGATAAATACAATTTTGCAGACGGTGGATACATCGTACCTGCCGATCTTAAAGATCTCCATCGTGCAGGGAAGAAATTTTTCTTCACAGTTTCCGTCCGATTCAACAAAGAGCGTGTTGGTAAATGAAAGTTTTGTAAAGCAAGCCGGCTGGAAGAGTCCCATTGGCGAGCAGATTTCAAATTATGACAACAATGAAAAAGTGACGGTTATCGGTGTTGTAAAAGATTATCATTTCAAGCCGCTTACCCATGCGGTTGAGCCCGAATTGTTTACAATGAGTCCGCAAAATAATTTTGGGATGATGTATATAAAAATACGCCCGGGCAGTGAGGCGCAAAGCCTTGCTTTTATACAACAAACGTTCAGGCAACTGTTCCCGCTCGATGCTTACGCTTACCATTTTCTCGACCGGCAAAACGCAGCCGCTTATGAAGCTGAAGCCCGGTGGAAACAAATTATTTTATTCAGCGCCACGCTCACCATTTTCATTTCCTGCATCGGTTTGTTTGGGCTATCGGTTTTATCGGCTGAGAAAAGAACAAAGGAAATTGGCATACGCAAAGTGTTGGGCGCGTCGGTGAGCAGTATTGTTTCTATTCTTTCAACCGATTTTTTAAAGCTGATCGTTATTTCACTGGCCATCTCCATACCGCTGGCGTGGCTGGCCACCCATAACTGGCTGCAGCATTATCCTTACCGCATCACGCTTAGCGGGTGGCTATTTGCTTCAGCAGGATTTTTGGTGATGTTGATCGGGTTGCTTACGGTCAGCTTTCAATCTATCAAAGCGGCGGTTGCCAACCCGGTAGACAGTTTGAAAACAGAATAA
- a CDS encoding ABC transporter permease, giving the protein MYNFWHTNFRALWKNKLHSSVNLLGLTLGIVSTLVIVLTIHFELSFDRYHADADRIYRIVTEKQEHGQIGFTAGITYPLPEAVRNDFPELAGVTIVDANETSPVFGIVDKDGSKKLFKETKAAFVDPDYFSVFTYHWIEGHPADALTREKTVVLTQSEARKLFGDAPAMNQVISCNNQFDLTVSGVVQDPPLNTDLPFTVFISNRLGANKHGWDNWGSTSASLNCYIKLPEHVSQADLERRMKTWHLKYFSGDAKETGESRFYFLQRLSDVHFDTRFQNFNNRTVSSAKLLTLSLIGFLLFATACINFINLNTVLIISRAKEAGVRKVLGGVRKDIVLQFLGETFLITVLATVVCAGVIDLVLASLSPVLGFKLQFEPFTDPVTGLFLLAIPFVITLAAGLYPAMALASYKPVDALKSKLTGNAGQRLGLRRTLIGVQLVISQTLVIATIIIARQLDFFANQPMGLDTTAVIEFGIPEREKINLHDVLGRLNAVPGVESSAMSNTGATGNNQWSGDFDAVVNGKKVTAGTAVKFISPDFLKTYRLKLIAGKDLASSDSVTGFIVNEAFTRAMGVSAQDAVGVPVEMWGRNAMISGVIADYHSESLHQAIAPLIMMTGIDVSYVGAVKLQTADVKTAMQGVEKVWKQTFPNYVFEYAFLDDTISQFYDAERKTSGLISIFSVVAILIGSIGLLGLVSFMAARRTKEVGIRKTLGASVASIMALFSKEFMYLIGIAFLIAAPVSYYFMKEWLANFAYRIEPGVFPYLAGVFVIMTVVLVTVGIVSYRAASANPIKALRDE; this is encoded by the coding sequence ATGTACAATTTCTGGCACACCAACTTCAGGGCTCTCTGGAAAAATAAACTCCACTCTTCCGTCAACCTGCTGGGGCTCACCCTCGGCATCGTGAGCACGCTCGTCATCGTGTTGACCATTCACTTTGAACTGAGCTTCGACCGCTACCATGCCGATGCAGACCGCATCTACCGCATCGTCACGGAAAAGCAAGAGCATGGGCAGATCGGGTTCACGGCCGGCATCACGTATCCACTTCCTGAAGCCGTCAGAAATGATTTCCCCGAGCTGGCGGGCGTGACCATAGTCGACGCCAACGAGACGTCGCCCGTATTCGGCATTGTTGACAAGGATGGATCGAAGAAGCTTTTCAAGGAAACGAAGGCCGCCTTCGTTGATCCGGATTACTTTTCAGTTTTTACCTATCACTGGATCGAAGGCCATCCCGCCGATGCGCTCACCCGCGAAAAAACTGTAGTGCTCACACAAAGCGAAGCGCGAAAGCTGTTCGGCGATGCGCCGGCGATGAACCAGGTGATCAGCTGCAATAACCAGTTCGACCTCACGGTGAGCGGTGTCGTGCAGGATCCACCCCTGAATACCGATCTGCCCTTTACCGTTTTCATTTCAAACCGCCTCGGCGCCAACAAGCACGGATGGGACAACTGGGGGTCTACTTCGGCTTCACTGAATTGCTATATCAAACTGCCGGAGCATGTGAGCCAGGCCGACCTGGAGCGAAGAATGAAAACATGGCACCTGAAATACTTTTCGGGCGATGCTAAGGAAACCGGGGAAAGCCGGTTCTATTTTCTTCAGCGCCTCAGCGATGTGCACTTCGACACGCGGTTTCAGAACTTCAACAACCGCACCGTATCGTCTGCGAAGTTGCTGACCTTGTCGCTGATCGGATTCCTGCTTTTCGCCACCGCCTGTATCAATTTCATCAACCTCAACACCGTGCTCATCATCAGCCGCGCCAAGGAGGCGGGCGTGCGCAAAGTGCTGGGGGGTGTGCGCAAGGATATCGTGCTTCAGTTTCTCGGTGAGACTTTTCTGATCACCGTGCTGGCCACGGTCGTTTGCGCCGGGGTCATTGATCTTGTACTGGCAAGCCTTTCGCCGGTGCTGGGATTCAAGCTCCAGTTTGAACCTTTCACCGATCCTGTCACGGGATTGTTCCTGTTGGCTATTCCCTTCGTGATCACGCTGGCGGCGGGGTTGTATCCGGCGATGGCGCTCGCGTCCTACAAGCCGGTCGACGCGCTGAAGAGCAAGCTCACGGGCAATGCCGGCCAACGCCTCGGCCTTCGCCGCACGCTGATCGGTGTGCAACTGGTGATCTCGCAGACGCTGGTGATTGCAACGATCATCATCGCCCGACAACTGGATTTTTTTGCGAATCAACCCATGGGACTGGACACAACGGCCGTCATTGAATTCGGGATCCCCGAAAGGGAAAAGATCAATCTCCACGACGTTTTGGGCCGCCTCAACGCCGTACCCGGGGTAGAAAGTTCGGCCATGAGCAATACGGGTGCAACGGGCAACAACCAATGGAGCGGCGATTTTGACGCGGTCGTAAACGGAAAAAAGGTTACGGCTGGAACAGCAGTAAAGTTCATCTCGCCGGATTTTTTAAAAACCTATCGCTTGAAGTTAATCGCCGGCAAGGATCTGGCTTCTTCAGATTCCGTCACCGGTTTTATCGTCAACGAGGCCTTTACACGGGCCATGGGCGTCAGCGCACAGGATGCTGTGGGCGTGCCGGTGGAGATGTGGGGGCGGAATGCGATGATCTCCGGTGTGATCGCAGATTATCACAGCGAATCGCTGCATCAGGCCATCGCGCCGCTGATCATGATGACGGGCATTGATGTCTCCTATGTCGGCGCTGTGAAGCTCCAGACGGCGGATGTAAAAACGGCTATGCAGGGCGTTGAAAAAGTCTGGAAGCAAACCTTTCCAAACTACGTATTCGAATACGCCTTCCTGGACGACACGATCAGCCAGTTCTATGATGCCGAACGGAAGACGTCCGGCCTGATCTCGATCTTTTCCGTAGTGGCTATTCTGATCGGATCGATCGGGTTGCTCGGCCTGGTATCGTTTATGGCTGCGCGCCGGACGAAGGAAGTCGGCATCCGCAAGACGTTAGGCGCCAGCGTGGCCAGCATCATGGCGCTTTTCTCGAAGGAATTCATGTACCTCATTGGGATTGCTTTTCTTATCGCTGCGCCGGTTTCGTATTATTTTATGAAGGAGTGGCTTGCGAACTTTGCGTATCGTATTGAGCCGGGGGTGTTTCCTTATTTGGCGGGAGTGTTTGTGATTATGACGGTTGTTTTGGTGACGGTGGGGATCGTGTCCTATCGCGCCGCGTCTGCCAATCCTATTAAGGCGCTGCGCGATGAATGA
- a CDS encoding transglutaminase domain-containing protein — MRIIILTALILISQQTLSQDGGFDEVDSYVDGLQLRKNVSIEKLVITLTKPFASPTLKTRAIYYWIAKNIKYDYAGSETGFWKKYPSDQAIIADTYKFRRGVCSGYSHLFKYMLTKTKIESEVVGGYGRGDLQTVIVEEANHAWNAVKLNDKWYLFDVTWASDLSKKVVDFWFQTSPDIFILSHYPENSKWTLLGKNISLTEFKNLPIYTRSFIEMQLVKSYPQKGYYRTTDNTVTIDLSTTKEYLWLAKLYDLDRDEWFSPTNVEDRAFQKGFINLTIDRKGKFILRLNALENGDGSFTLYEGLLYYIVECK, encoded by the coding sequence ATGAGAATAATCATTCTAACAGCACTAATACTTATTTCCCAACAGACACTTTCGCAAGACGGTGGATTTGATGAGGTCGATTCCTATGTAGACGGACTTCAGTTACGCAAGAATGTTTCGATAGAGAAGCTCGTTATAACGCTCACAAAGCCTTTTGCTAGTCCGACTTTGAAGACCAGGGCGATCTATTATTGGATCGCCAAGAATATTAAGTATGACTATGCCGGATCTGAAACTGGTTTTTGGAAAAAGTACCCCTCAGACCAAGCTATAATAGCAGACACGTATAAATTCAGGCGGGGAGTTTGCAGTGGATATTCGCATCTATTTAAGTACATGCTGACAAAAACTAAAATTGAGAGCGAGGTTGTCGGTGGCTATGGAAGGGGCGATTTACAGACCGTTATTGTTGAAGAGGCTAATCACGCATGGAACGCTGTTAAGCTAAATGACAAGTGGTATCTGTTTGATGTTACATGGGCTTCTGACCTATCAAAGAAGGTAGTTGACTTCTGGTTCCAGACCTCCCCGGACATTTTTATACTAAGTCACTATCCCGAAAATTCCAAGTGGACACTGCTCGGCAAGAATATAAGCCTAACTGAATTTAAAAATTTACCAATTTATACAAGGTCCTTTATTGAAATGCAGCTCGTCAAAAGCTACCCTCAAAAGGGTTATTACAGAACAACGGATAATACGGTTACCATCGACTTGAGTACAACAAAAGAATATCTTTGGCTAGCGAAGTTGTACGATCTTGACAGAGATGAATGGTTTTCACCCACCAATGTCGAGGACAGAGCATTTCAGAAAGGGTTCATTAATTTGACGATCGATCGAAAGGGCAAATTTATACTTCGATTGAATGCTTTAGAGAATGGTGATGGTTCATTTACATTATATGAGGGCTTATTATACTACATTGTTGAGTGTAAGTAA